From the Macrobrachium nipponense isolate FS-2020 chromosome 9, ASM1510439v2, whole genome shotgun sequence genome, the window TGCTGCATTTGCTGCATTTGCTgcatttgctgctgctgctgctgagatTGTTGCTGCAGGCTCTGGGAGTCTTGGACCTCAGAGGGAACAAGGCCTCCGCACTGAAGGGACTTGAAGTTGTGGACCGATCGCTCGTTGTATTGTCCCCAGATGCTGTTCATCATCTTGCTGCTGTATCGAGTCGGGTTCTCGCCACCTGTCGGGGGATGGGAGAACCAAGATTGGAGGAGGGGGTGGCTTTTCTGTCCCTGATTACGAtgcgaaggtctctctctctctctctctctcctctctctctctctctctctctctctctctctctctgctccggaTTACCATGCTTTTCGTTGTGAAGCagcagatattctctctctctctctctctctctctctctctctctctctctctgtattattattatcattatatttgatTTTGGTTAATGCTTATTACTTACCATTCACTATTTTacctatcatttatatatatgtatatatatatatatatctatatatatatatataaatatatatacacacacacacatatatataatatatatatatatatatatatatatatatatatctatatatatatatatatatatatatatatatatatatatatatatatagatatatatatatatatatatatatatatatatatatatatatatatatatatatatgtgtgtgtgtgtgtgtgtgtgtatatatatatttatatatatatatatatatatatatatatataaactatatatatatatacatatatatatatatatctttattaatattatataattaatttatttgactAAGTTTATCACTTATCATTATTGCTTTATTTGACTACATAATGTTAATAAATCCGATTCCGGGAAACAGGTTACAACTTATAATGATTCGcctatttaactattttttttaatatattcgaTCCCTCACAACAGGTTCTCGAATTTGCCCCCAActtgtttgtttatctttcttttcagGCATCGTGATAAACAACAAAAGGCTCATGAACTGTTTACTCTGTTTATGCTGATTATCTGTTAGTTGATCATTTCTTACTCGTTGCGTTGTAGCCTTTTCTcggaatatgattttttttttattcattcgccTATGACCTTCTAAACTTCTATTAAATGTCAAAATCTCTCagctaaataagaaaattacctcACAGctagataataatatttataaatattttcgaaGAACTccatatctatttattaataataataattagttttcattatcagctcaaggccatatacatggaacatACAAAGAATTGACAATAACATaaacagtctagatacataagataacatgataaaaaaaattccagcatGCCTACGTTTAAAAACtacatggaaaatataaaaatactcattagaaaaactaatttttttcaatcAGTTTAGCAAACTCCTATCTACGAGTGTTAAACCAGTCTAATTTGGAGTTAAGGGgcagtgaatgaaataaaaagaagcatTAACTAActataaataaagagagaaattagCCAATATAGTAATCTCCTATCTACCAACATGAAACCACAGTGTATTCCATACTTTAGAAGAAGGGCTTAGAATAAATGCCAACATGAAACCACAATGTGTTCCATACTTTAGAAGCAGggcttgaaatgaaaaaaaaaagaactaactaATCAACtaactataaatgaaaaaaaacctcCATGATTGTCGCAGAAATGAACACTAACCCATACATGAGTCGTAGAACTGGCCTTGTTTCATCCCTTTGTTGGCCGCCTTCTGATTCTTCTTCATGGCCTTCGTCATTTGCAACGTATAAGGAACCGAGGCCATCTTGcctgaaaaagaaaagtaaaaaagaatcTTTAATGGAAGAAAATGTGCGACGTGTGATTACTGTCTCTCTCACGTTAACTTAAAACGTGTTTCCTCACGAGAAAGATAACGCAGTTTTTATGCAAGTTACGTTTTCTGTTGTCAGCGTTGTTGTGGTCTCTGTAgccgtttattttttttagtcatgTTAAACACCATGTTCAgggaaatatataaacacataattatatatgtataatatagtatatatatagatatatgtatacagatatatatatatatataaatatagtatatatatatatatatatatatatatatatatatatagataagatatatgatatatatatatatatatatatatatatatatatttatctgtatatctatgtctattatctatatatatatatatatatatatacagacatatacttacatacatatatattatgtgtataatatatatatatatatatatatatatatatatatatatatgatgtatataacatatatacgtatatatagctatatacagtGTTTGTGAGTGAACGTTAAAGCCAGTCTCTCTTTTGCCGAGAAGTCTTCCTTCTAAAAGTCTTGTAACAAGAAGGAAGAGTCAAGGGACCGTCGTGCGGTTCCTGACTCAGTATAGCGACTGTAGCGAAGTTCACAGAGAAGCAAAGCGTGAATAATTAATTGAGAGCGTTCTGTCCAGCGGCTGTCCATTTCAGCGCTGTTGCATTTTCCCGTTTTACGAAAGCGCCCTCTTGCAATTTCCGAGATTGAATGGAGGGTGGTCAAAGGTCTTACGCGAGAGAATGTCACTTCACAACAATTGCATTTCTCACGATGAAAgcatcatatataaaaactaatgcCCTTCAGTGtagctcatgcggtgcactgtaccgATTAGTTGttagttctttgcagcgtcccctcggcccctagctgcaacccctttcattccttttactgtacctttctTCTTATTTCCTTTCTCCCATctcactctccaccctctcctaaccattgattcgtagtgcaactgcaagattttcctcttgcTACACTTTTTAAACCTTGTTGCGGTCAATTTTTGCTTCAAcgctgcataataataataaaagtgttgCGCCATTCTGTACGTGGTTTTACGCGTCCAAGAACAGCGAAAAAAAGGTGTTGTTGAAAATGGCTGATGCGGGTTTTTGCGGAAGAGTACGCCTTTGTGGGGACGTTGTGCCAAGctcaaaaatgaagataaacgAAGGCACAGGGAACCTGAATAAATGGGggaagagtgtgtgtgtggaggtGATAAGGTGAAGCGAAACGAATGGATGAGAGGAAGAATACTAAAACTCTTACATAAGAGCAAAAAGGTATGGAGGACCTTAATAATGTTTCCTTGCTGTGACGAAAGAGGCTGTGTGAAAGTGTGATgtgttaatataaaattaaatagaaaacgtATAACATACTCGAAGGACTAATGGAATACACGTTACACGAGAATATATGTTGAATTTCATACAGCTGTTCGACATTTTATACAACTCaagtaaaaatggaaatataccaacttttaaagtatttttcctaacatacgaaCCTACTCTATTTCTTTCAATATAAGCACGAATAAACAagaaaggtaaaaatgaaaatataccaacttttaaaagtatttgtatttttcctaacatgtGAACCTGCAATATTTATTTCATGAGcacaaataaacaagaaagaaaacgaaaagaaacaatacatgcacacacattatatatatagaaatatgcacTCGTATGTctgaaatgcatatatatatatatatatatgtgtgtgtgtgtgtgtgtgtgtgtgtgctgtatcctaattactatatctatatatatatatatatatatatatggttatatatatatatataatatatatggtgtgtgtgtgtgtgtgtgtgtgtgtgtatgtatgctacTGCGCGTGCGCAGAAACGCTCCATCCAACACAACTATAATCCTCGTCCACTGACACTAGCTGGCAACTATATGATCATTGCTCTTTTTTTCTTGCCATATCTCATCACCACCAACCTCCCCATCTAGTATTTATGTGTTGAAATTGCTAAGTGAAATTATGAGGTATAACGATAGCTGTCTAGATCTCCTTGAAAAAGTAGCCATCACTTCCTCGGCCTCTGAATGTTGCAAAAGAGGCAAATCTTATGCAAGAGCTTCCGGAGTCCACGCATCCACTTGCCTTAAACTTccctgaaatgttttttttttttttttttttttaccttaacgtGGAACTCTCCTTAACGGTAATATATTAGGAAGAGGGAAGAAGAACGAGAAGACGACTAGATACACTATGTATACATTATCAGAGAATGGCCTTGAAACGATTACGGGTTTCAGCGAAGTACAATAACTGAAGCATGTCCCTTTGCCCTTATATATAAACTCGGCTGATTTTTTGCCTGGCCGGTTTCTGTCGTGGAAGAtacgtatatctattatatttagaatttaataatgtattatatatatatatatatatatatatactatatatatactatatatacgtatcatatatatatatatatatatataataaataattatataataatatattttatatctattaaaaatatataacgatatatataatatatatatatatatatatatatatatattatatatatattatatataaggccCATTGaaaaactctggtttaaagctaaggactatatttgggtggactaacttccacccctgataagggtggaagttaaaccaaagtgttttaatgaggCCTTTATTGcatgagacatatcctgttttaacagaagaatttatttacacacacatatatatatattatatatatataatattataatgtgtgtatatttatacatacatatcatatatatatatatatatatatatatatatatgagttttgtgtgtgagtatacatatatatacatatatattaaataattaataccTGAGCAGATGATCAAATGAGTCAGTGAATGGACAACAATCCATGCCAAGCCATTTCACTGGCCTATATCTGGGCATAAAACCTAACACATGTTCTCTTCCCTGGCAAAGCAACAAACACAAAAGGATTATTTCGCCCGCTTTTACGTCGGCCTAATCATAATGAGAATTGAGATCACCCGTCGAGATCTATCAGCGTGAAATGAATATTCTGTCTGACGTTGCAATGCAATCTTCATCAAAGTTCACGTCActtccaaaaagaaaaagaaaaaaaaacagatttgaaATGAAATCATAAATTCAGCCAGGACAACGCGGAAGCTGTTTGATTAAATCTGCTGCTGTAATAGATCGGTCTAAAGCAGTCGATCACGACCACTTGTTTCGTCAATCGTagttcccccacaatcctatataaacaaacaaaaacacaagcatatatatatatgaatatatatatatatatatatatatatatatatatatatatatatatatatatatatatatatatatatgtctatattacatcatattataattaaattaaaacattcagaatataattgctaaaacatttacttaaagaataagcaaatggctggtgacaacctacccagaaggaagttaaaaacatactactgcactcgtatagagttacaacgagagagagagagagagagacaataacatacagacagagaaaagcaGCTCAActagaccatcaggcaataaacaattgtgtggatgacgtttgggagtttaacggtggtacggtcaatttgataataatggattccagtattgttaagtcgttttctttttattgtctatatatatatatatatatatatatagtatatatatatatatatatatatatatatatgattatttataatataatatatatatatatatattattatatattatatatatatgagtgaggcAATAGCACTCATAATGTAtagtactatggcgctatttgaaatttttttccccACATAATAAATGTGAAAGAAGAACGATTTACGTGTTTACGCTCAACTCCCCACTAAGTCATCTTTGAAAATGACGGAAGTTCTTGTACATCGGTTACAGAAATGAGTAATTCACCATGCAATAACATACGGAAAAGAAGTTAACATTACACATGGATGATAAAACGACTTTTATGCACAATAGCTTTCAAGTTTGCTACTAACCAAGCTGATTCAATCCAGGTCCCTTCATTTCGAAAATTCTGCATTAACAGCAGTCAATTACAAGGTCAAGCAGGCTTACTTATAAGATATAAGGATTACTGCGAAGCTGTTTCCTTGTCCCTCTCAGACTCCAAAGACTTGTTttggacttagagagagagagagagagagagagagagagagagagagagagagaaacgggcgtggggtggggtagggtaggTGGGGTATAGGAAAACAATTGTGAACTTACATGTTACTGAAGTGAAATATTGGTTAATGTCAAAGCTGcactattattataaaagaatactAGATGTTTACATATTTGGATAATAAATTTCAATTGTATTTTTGGGGGTGAAGACTTGGGTATTCCCGGCTTGGttgtcaatgtttttttttgttttttttttttactcagtacAATAAAAGACCGAATCCATTGTTCCTAATTCTATCTGTGTTACAAGGGTGACACTGTGCCCATGCTAAGTCAATGAACAAATTAACAAACTCATCCATTATCAGCTATGGTGATACGTACCAAGGGATATGATGatacaaaatatactttaaatCAAATCGTGGAGTCCATTAATCGCAAATATCAACACTCAAAAAACAGAGGCTTATTGAGAGGACAATAAATACGAATCAAACTGATCAAAATTAATTCCACTTCTCTTCATCCCAATGCACTTTGAACGGGGCGTGCCCTGCCATTAAATCTCTAATTTATGCGAGGATTATCAACTGCAGGTTGCAATGAAGTTTCGTCTTGGATCGATCATCAAAAGTACTTAAAAGTCCTGCTTTTAGAACGGGACATTTTCACAAGAGTAAAGCATAGAAACTTACGAGAAAAGATGGAAATGAAAGACGAGTCGGACTAGGCAAGAATTCGCGGACGGTATCTCACATAGCAACCGAGAGACGAAGGGACTTCGGCGAAGAGGCTCATGATAAGCCACGCTTCGGTTGCATGATCAAGACGGGGGCAAGAGCTCTCCACTCTTAGGTGAGCAGCACAAAGGAGGACACGGTCATTGCAGCGTTGCAGCAAGTCACAGTTCGAAACGACTGCAGAGGCGCAGAAAGGACAGACGCTCTTGACTGCCGGAGCTACTGAAGTTGACTAGAGAGACAGAGGAATAAATAACTGTCTTGCAGAGCTGGAGGTCTCTTTTGGGCGGCCAAGTGAGGCAAAAGGGAGGGAGGTGCCACAAAAGTCAGGGTCACTGGGAGGCATTATCGTCACTTTCTACCTTGTGTCTTGCTACCTCGCACACTAACTTTAAGTTTTCTTTCCTGTTTATGCTTCGTTAGGAGGTGTGTGTTTCCGCCAAGTCAGCGAACGAGGTGTAAAGGGTAGTTGATTTTCACAGTTCATTTTGTGACGTGAAAcgtaactacacacacacacacacacacacacacacacacacacacacacacacacatatatatatatatatatatatatatatatatatatatatatatatatatatatatatatagatatatatatatatatactatatatatatatatatatatatatatatatatatatatatatatatatatatctttaaattaaCTTGGGGATCATGTAGGTAACACGTAACTAggcactcgccttgtactttattgCCTCTCATATAACCTGTTGACAGATCTATTGAGgacaaaatattatcaaaaactAACAGAATAATACAAGGTACTGTTAAAGAATTATCCGGGTAAAAGGAATATATTAAAGCTAATAATGAACAACGTCATTAATATTCAACTCATTACGATTTAAGGACCATTGTTTACGAGTCATTATAGTTACAAAGTAATCAGTTCTCTAGTTATGTAAAGCATTACACAGCAAGACTCCACCATAATTCTAAAGATTCTGGCGTTAAAAAATAACCCCCAAAAATTCCTTATGTGTGTATTATTGCGTGTGTGCTCGCCTTCTTAATTATGCGGGAACAAGCAGGGAGAAAAGTACTACAATTTACGAAGTTAATTATTTCTGCAGTTACTTATTTTTCGCGACAATCCCTGAAGTCAAGTCTATTTCCTCGAGCCATAATTAGATGTGAGTTTCAAATCTTTCCTTGTGAAACAGCTATTATGGAGGGGGAAAAAAGTTTAGGAAAATATAAACTAAGTGGAACAATCTTTTGAGTTCATTGATGTGGAAGTTTCAGTAGAATTCCATTACAGCAGTTCAAAAAGTCAGAATATTAAACGTGCCTCTTGCTACATATCTAATGAAGGCGCACAGCTCTGACCTGGCTGGCAACTGGTATTTATTCCAGTACATTAGATCTGAAGCGCAGCCAACTGTTAAAGTATTTATTACCAAATGTCAGCTTTTAGcttcaaaaataaaaacctgaAGCAGATTTACTAATAACATTGCATTACAGTTAACATATCAGTCTCTGATTCGAGGAAAAGTTAAAATTCGAGCTAAAAATAGAATGCGGGAGAGCAAAGTCTCCCATAAAGAAATTATTGGCACCTTATCAACTGAGGAACCGGTTCTGTCAGGCAAGCAACCCTGACGTTGCCTCTTCTGCCCCTTTGGAGTCCTCAGACAACGCGACCTGCAGGAGGACCCTCCTTTCGTCATAACCCAGAAGTGATAAGGGGGCGGTGTTGGGGGGAGTTAACTATTTATTTTTGCCCTCCGATAAACCACACATGAAAAAGTCCCTTCAGTAATTTGCAGTCTCTGCCCATTTGTGAAAGAGATTGGtggaattatataataataataataattatagtgatAAGTTATATTTGTGGTATCCGGATTATAATTACAATGATAAGTGATATTCTTGTGGTAACCGGATCAGCACTCAACCACAAATAAGTAGACAACTTTTCGGGCTGCATAAAGATCAAGGATATAGGAGATttctattattgttatattattattgcgtattattgttcagaagataAACTATTCGTACGGACCATGCTCACaggggcctttgacttgaaattcaagcttccaaagatcatagggttcatttgaaagaagtaaaagaaggttATACGAAATACAGTGAGACGAGATCAgttgtaaaagtaaaaataaatcaacgAATTAATCAGTCAATAGATAAAACTGTAACTGAATTCTTCAACTACATGGAGAATTATTTAGGTTATTAAACGCTAGAACTGTTGAGGCTCCAGTTACTAGATATTTCAAGAACTTATAAAAGCTCTTCCACTAACCTAGCCATTAGAGATTAAGCTGAGTAGTAGTTGCTCCGAAACTCTTTTCCATTCTACCACCACCCAAGCTCTTTAGCCTATTAGTTTGTGTCATTTTTAGGTAAACTGTTCATCAACAGCCTAAACGTATCGTTTtctttcatcttaaaaaaaaaccgGAATCAACTGCA encodes:
- the LOC135218297 gene encoding TOX high mobility group box family member 3-like isoform X2, with the protein product MLLLIDRVSALHDSAVAPPTPPESSLTLGCTTTVIINPNDSTPYCGCFFCEGKMASVPYTLQMTKAMKKNQKAANKGMKQGQFYDSCGENPTRYSSKMMNSIWGQYNERSVHNFKSLQCGGLVPSEVQDSQSLQQQSQQQQQQMQQMQQMQQMQQQMQAGTERSVFHQFFGELGQAVASNFMDNMHQY
- the LOC135218297 gene encoding TOX high mobility group box family member 3-like isoform X1, which codes for MLLLIDRVSALHDSAVAPPTPPESSLTLGCTTTVIINPNDSTPYCGCFFCEGKMASVPYTLQMTKAMKKNQKAANKGMKQGQFYDSCMGGENPTRYSSKMMNSIWGQYNERSVHNFKSLQCGGLVPSEVQDSQSLQQQSQQQQQQMQQMQQMQQMQQQMQAGTERSVFHQFFGELGQAVASNFMDNMHQY